The genomic stretch CTAGAAATCCTTTTTTCAGAAACTTTCTGCATTCTGAATCTTCCTAAACTGGAACCAACATGTACAAACCGTGTTAAGCTACACATTTCACTACATGATATCAAAGATCTGTCAAGCTAAGTGCTTTTTTTCCCAACTGGTTAAGCATTAGTTTTCCTTTTCACATTTTTCATTAAGTGGCTGAGGGTTTTCTAGTTTAATTTAGACGTTTGCTCCGGCGGTCCTTCCCTTGAAAAAATAAACATTTCTAAAAAACACTTTGGCTGTTTGAGAAAATTATGAAGAATATCGGTAATAACCATACACCATTCACAAAAACACTTGGAGAATCATGAAAATCTCGTAGTGTTTGCGCACAAATGGTCCATGTTGTCAATAATAATTCATAGCCTACTAAAATCTGAAGctatattattaaaaaaaatgaaaaatgctATTCATTTAGGCTTAGGCCAGCTGCCAGCTGGAGCTGATAGGGAGGTTCAAAAGAAATATAATTGGTTAACATCGGCTAATCTTGTCAGGGCTTTCACAAGTGGGAAATGACTGCACAACGGTCAGAGCAAGATGGAATCGTCTTGGACGAATGCTGACCTCTTTGCCAACTCGGTGCCATGCATCAATGGATTCTTTATGATGCTTCGTCCGTTAGTATGAAATTTCCACATAAAAGACGAAGCATGATAGACTTTGGAGGTTGATGTTTAGCAAGCAAACGAAAATGACGTCCTACAAAAGGATGCAACTAACACGTGAACCCACTAGTGTTATTGCCAGGGGCAAATTAATAAGGGATTGTGCAAGCTTACAATGACGGGAGATAAATTATTCCTGTAGTAATGATAAGCCTGACATCCTATATGGCTATACACAACCGTTCTGGACATAATATAGTATTATGGTTCTCCCAAATGATGAATGATAGTCCAACACCAGTACTCAACTTAACTTGTATAATCAAATAACAATATATATATTGGAATAGGTTCGGCTCACGAGATACATGGATAAAACGATGGTAAAAAGATTGGACTGAAGATTTTTTGGGAGCTCAATCAGTTTAAAGTTTAAACCTCTCATCGGATGACTTTTTTTTGTGAAGCTCAACCTTTTACCAGTTCACCTCATATGAAGAATCTAGTGCACTAAAACAAATCAGTTTTTTCCCAGAAAAATTGATGGTTCGCGCATTGCAATTATTACATCAGCATCCTTGCTCGGATTGTCATTTTAtcgagctactccctccgttccaaattgcatgtcgttttggcttttttaggttcatagatattattatgcatctagacatacactatatccaggtgcatagcaaaaattatgcattaaaaaaactaaaatgacctgcaatttggaacggagggagtatttatgaAAAACAAAATTTATCAGCTAATTATTGAATgtagaaagagaaaaaaaagaggattGAGCAAAGATGTCATCGTTTCCCACAACTAACTAACTATATCTGCGCAGCAATGTGCGGGATACGCACAATCTATTACGGAGTAGTATATTGGTATTAGCATATGAACACTCTTCCCCGCATGTCTTTGCTGACCACAACAACACTTGAACCAATCCACTCCAAGTCTCCAGTGTTCCACTCCAAGTCTCCGgcctgaaaaaaagaaaagggtctCTCCAGCACAGGTTGATTTGAATAATATTCTCCTAGAGGAACGCATGCTAATTTGGTACAGCCCAAAGAATCAAAGATGGAGCCGAACCAATTATGCAAGGTTGCATTACAAATAAACTACTAATCAAATCAATGTACACCAATATGTCGCAGATGCCAGATAGAGTGCGTGCCTGCCTGCCTTTACAATGATAATGGTGTGCATGCTGCAGTTCTCAATAATAGTTAGGCACCAATTTTGGATGCTCTAGCCTTAGTAGTGCGGTGTGATTACTGGTGATATACTAGCCAGCCTTTGTATATCTGCGCTCAAATCTCTAGCTATAAATATGCATGGGACGCAATCTCTTGCAGGCCACGGCGAAACAGATATTAGCTGCAATTAGTTAGGCACACTAGTACCTCTGATCTCTGTAGATACAATAGTCATGGCCTCTGCCTCTTGCCTTAGCCTGTTGGTGCTGCTGGCGctggcctcgtcggcggcggcgcagctgtCGTCGACGTTCTACGACACGTCGTGCCCCAACGCGCTGTCCACCATCAAGAGCGCCGTCACGTCGGCCGTGAACAACGAGCCGCGCATGGGGGCGTCGCTGCTCAGGATgcacttccacgactgcttcgtcgaTGCAAGTCCCTGCCGCGCTTACTCTGTATTTGCTACGGCAGGAACATGGCTGACAAAATTCAGTGGACATGCTGACCAGATTTGACTACATGCAGGGCTGCGACGCGTCGGTTCTGTTGAATGACACGTCGACCTTCACCGGCGAGCAGGGGGCGATCCCAAACAGGAATTCTCTGAGAGGCTTCACCGTCATCGACAACATCAAGGCGCAGGTGGAGGCCGTGTGCAATCGgaccgtctcctgcgccgacatcctcgccgtcgccgcccgtgaCTCCGTCGTAGCGGTAAGCAATTATTTGGTTTGGAACTCTGGATGCGGCTACTTGTACATTTACCGGATGGTAGTAGGCTTATTTATTTGGTTTGGAACTCTGGATTCATGCGCAGCTTGGAGGGCCGTCGTGGACTGTCCTTCTAGGGAGGAGGGACTCCACCACTGCAAGCAAGGCCAATGCAGAGAGCGACCTGCCAGGCCCTTCCTTCGACCTCGCGAATCTCACCCAGGCGTTCGCAAACAAGGGCCTCAACCTCACCGACATGGTTGCTCTGTCAGGCGGGCACACGATCGGGCAGGCGCAGTGCCGCTTCTTCCGCGACCACATCTACAACGACACCAACATCAACTCCACCTTCGCGTCGTCGCTGCAGGCCAACTGCCCCcgggcgagcggcagcggcgacagCTCCCTGGCGCCGCTGGACACGGCGTCGCCCACCAGCTTCAACAACGACTACTTCAGCAACCTGCTGTCGCGGAAGGGGCTCCTGCACTCCGACCAGGAGCTCTTCAACGGCGGCAGCGCCGACGGCACGGTCCGGAGCTTCGCGTCCAGCGCGTCGGCGTTCAGCAGCGCCttcgcggcggcgatggtgaaGATGGGGAACATCAGCCCCAAGACGGGGAGTCAGGGCCAGATCAGGCTCACCTGCTCCAAGGTGAACTCCTGATCCATCAAGATGTGTACGTGTCGAATAAGCTAATTAAGCTCGAGTACCAACCATGCAAGTAGGATGCATGCATACCTGCATCTAAGTATATGTAACGAATCCTCCTCGTGCAAAGGCATGGTGAAGTTCAGGTGTCAGAATGCGTTGGCATGAACACGGCAGCGATTTCCATTACGCTCATTGTCTATGGCGACGGCTCCGTCATCCACCTGTGGTTGAGGTTGGGCACGCGTGCCCGCCTCGTTTCCGCTCACTCACCGTGCTCATACCACTGTGACGAGGAGCAACACCAAGATCATCAGCCGACCGGGCGGCGATCTCCCCTCCGATCCGCCTTGGACTTGCGGAGTAGCGGAGGCCGGTCGCGCGCGAGaggttgtgggcttgtggcggGCTGGCGAGGGTCTGTCGTGTACACAAACATGGGCTTACTTGACTGGGTGGGTCAGCTAAAACAAAAATTTTGCAGCTGTCAGCCACCGGACCTTCTTTTCCGGCCGGCGCCACCTCGTCGTCCATTTTTCCGCCGCTGCCACCAAATcgtgaggagagggagagaaggaccGAGGCAGAGGAGACGAGCGGTTCGGGAAGGGGATGAGGATGCGTACCGATTTGGGGGTGGTGGCAATTTGGCTGTAAATACTACGACCTTGAGGAGTACTTTTGTACCGAT from Setaria italica strain Yugu1 chromosome II, Setaria_italica_v2.0, whole genome shotgun sequence encodes the following:
- the LOC111256430 gene encoding peroxidase 2-like, yielding MASASCLSLLVLLALASSAAAQLSSTFYDTSCPNALSTIKSAVTSAVNNEPRMGASLLRMHFHDCFVDGCDASVLLNDTSTFTGEQGAIPNRNSLRGFTVIDNIKAQVEAVCNRTVSCADILAVAARDSVVALGGPSWTVLLGRRDSTTASKANAESDLPGPSFDLANLTQAFANKGLNLTDMVALSGGHTIGQAQCRFFRDHIYNDTNINSTFASSLQANCPRASGSGDSSLAPLDTASPTSFNNDYFSNLLSRKGLLHSDQELFNGGSADGTVRSFASSASAFSSAFAAAMVKMGNISPKTGSQGQIRLTCSKVNS